One Elaeis guineensis isolate ETL-2024a chromosome 10, EG11, whole genome shotgun sequence genomic window carries:
- the LOC105053167 gene encoding elongator complex protein 2 isoform X1, producing MASSVGDGGVEVERVFIGAGCNRIVNNVSWGPSGMVAFGAQNAVAIFCPENAQILTTLPGHKAVVNCTQWLPTSKDAFKVQDLQMHHLLSGSADGVIMVWEVHLKQREWRHVLQVPEMHKKGVTCLTGMMTSHTVAIFASSSSDGIVLVWEMVLPSIAGGDCKVSCLESLSVGSKPMVTLSLAELPGDAGCTGDLVLAMGGLDQKIHLYCGDQTGKFVRACELKGHTDWIRSLDFSLPVCLENENRPLFLVSSSQDRSIRIWKIMAHVSSAISELPYKKEDIGLTSYIEGPVFVIRSACYQVSLESLLVGHEDWVYSAEWQPPLMLNGSEYHQPMSILSASMDKTMMIWRPERTTGIWVNVVTVGELSHSALGFYGGHWAPDGESILAHSYGGSFHMWRNTGTDSENWQLKKVPSGHFASVSDIAWARSGEYLLSVSHDQTTRIFAPWRNEICLGSKASWHEIARPQVHGHDINCVAIIQGAGNHRFVSGADEKVARVFEAPLSFLKSLNYAIFQKSSCIDDFQEGVQILGANMSALGLSQKPIYVHAVNEACSRLHNDMSDSLETIPDAVPTVLTEPPVEEQLAWHTLWPESHKLYGHGNELFSLCCDHEGKLVASSCKSQSAAVAEIWLWQVGSWKAVGRLQAHSLTVTQMEFSHDDSFLLSVSRDRQFSVFSVKKSGEGASHQLIAKQEAHKRIIWACSWNPFGHEFATGSRDKTVKIWAIEDGSSVKQLMTLPQFRDSVTALSWAGRDAACNAGLLAVGMDNGLIELWSLSSGRPTTGCGSELLPFTAVLAVRFDPFLCHISTVHRLAWRNLDDGDSRVLQLASCGADHCVRVFELHCC from the exons ATGGCTTCTTCGGTGGGAGACGGAGGCGTGGAGGTGGAGCGGGTCTTCATCGGCGCAGGTTGCAATAGAATCGTGAACAACGTTTCCTGGGGCCCTTCGGGCATGGTCGCCTTCGGCGCCCAGAACGCAGTCGCCATCTTCTGCCCCGag AATGCTCAGATTTTGACTACGCTTCCCGGGCACAAGGCCGTGGTCAATTGCACGCAGTGGCTTCCAACTAGTAAAGATGCATTCAAAG TTCAAGATTTACAGATGCATCATCTGCTCTCAGGAAGTGCTGATGGTGTTATCATGGTGTGGGAGGTACATCTCAAGCAAAGAGAG TGGAGACATGTTTTGCAAGTACCAGAAATGCATAAGAAGGGTGTTACATGTCTTACGGGCATGATGACATCTCATACTGTTGCTATATTTGCTTCCAGCTCTTCAGATGGTATTGTTCTCGTATGGGAAATGGTTCTTCCATCAATTGCAGGGG GTGACTGTAAAGTTTCTTGCCTGGAATCTCTTTCTGTGGGTTCAAAACCTATGGTTACATTGTCGTTAGCAGAATTACCGGGAGATGCTGGCTGTACAGGGGATTTGGTTTTGGCAATGGGAGGGTTAGACCAGAAGATTCATCTTTACTGCGGTGATCAGACTGGCAAG TTTGTTCGTGCTTGTGAACTGAAAGGACACACGGACTGGATCAGAAGTTTGGACTTTTCATTACCTGTTTGTTTAGAGAATGAAAATAGACCCCTTTTCCTTGTAAGTTCATCTCAGGACAGAAGCATACGCATATGGAAGATCATGGCTCATGTTTCTTCTGCTATTTCTGAGCTGCCATacaagaaagaagacattggcttGACATCATATATTGAAGGTCCTGTATTTGTAATTCGTTCTGCCTGTTATCAGGTTTCTCTTGAGTCTTTGCTTGTTGGTCATGAAGATTGGGTGTATTCAGCGGAGTGGCAACCTCCTTTGATGCTAAATGGGAGTGAGTATCATCAACCCATGAGCATTCTATCTGCATCTATGGACAAAACCATGATGATATGGAGACCTGAACGAACCACTGGTATCTGGGTAAATGTTGTGACTGTTGGTGAATTAAGTCACTCTGCATTGGGTTTTTATGGTGGCCATTGGGCCCCTGATGGTGAATCAATTCTTGCTCATAGTTACGGTGGATCTTTTCATATGTGGAGAAATACTGGCACAGATTCTGAAAATTGGCAACTAAAGAAAGTTCCCTCTGGCCATTTTGCTTCTGTGTCTGATATTGCATGGGCTAGATCTGGTGAATATCTACTGTCTGTTAGCCATGACCAG ACTACACGTATTTTTGCCCCATGGAGAAATGAAATATGCCTTGGCAGTAAGGCTTCTTGGCATGAAATTGCTCGGCCACAAGTTCATGGACACGATATTAACTGTGTGGCCATCATACAAGGGGCTGGAAACCACCGTTTTGTTAGTGGTGCTGATGAAAAAGTTGCTAGAGTATTTGAAGCTCCTTTATCGTTTTTGAAAAGCCTTAATTATGCAATATTCCAAAAGTCTAGCTGCATCGATGATTTTCAGGAAGGTGTACAGATCTTGGGTGCAAACATGTCTGCTCTTGGACTATCACAAAAGCCTATTTATGTCCATG CTGTCAATGAAGCCTGCAGCAGGCTCCATAATGATATGTCAGACTCTCTGGAAACAATTCCTGATGCAGTGCCTACTGTTTTGACTGAGCCTCCTGTTGAGGAACAACTAGCATGGCACACATTGTGGCCTGAATCCCATAAGCTTTATGGCCATGGGAATGAGCTATTTTCTCTATGCTGTGACCATGAGGGCAAGCTTGTTGCTTCGTCATGCAAG TCACAGTCAGCAGCAGTTGCAGAAATATGGCTATGGCAAGTTGGATCATGGAAGGCAGTTGGTCGCTTGCAAGCTCACAGCCTAACAGTCACACAGATGGAGTTTTCTCATGATGACTCTTTTCTCCTGTCTGTTTCAAGGGATCGACAGTTCTCAGTCTTCTCGGTCAAGAAATCTG GGGAAGGAGCAAGCCATCAGCTGATCGCCAAGCAAGAGGCACACAAAAGAATCATATGGGCATGCTCGTGGAACCCCTTTGGCCATGAATTTGCAACTGGGTCGAGAGACAAGACTGTCAAGATATGGGCCATTGAGGATGGCTCTTCTGTCAAGCAGCTTATGACCTTGCCTCAGTTCCGAGACAGTGTTACAGCCTTATCTTGGGCTGGCCGTGATGCTGCCTGCAATGCTGGGCTTCTTGCTGTAGGAATGGACAATGGGCTCATAGAACTCTGGAGTCTCTCCAGTGGTAGACCTACCACTGGTTGTGGCTCGGAGCTCTTACCATTTACTGCTGTCCTTGCAGTTCGGTTTGATCCTTTCTTGTGCCACATTTCAACGGTGCACCGCTTAGCATGGAGGAACCTTGATGATGGTGATTCAAGGGTGTTGCAGCTAGCTTCTTGTGGTGCTGATCACTGTGTTAGGGTGTTTGAGTTGCATTGCTGTTGA
- the LOC105053167 gene encoding elongator complex protein 2 isoform X2 produces MHKKGVTCLTGMMTSHTVAIFASSSSDGIVLVWEMVLPSIAGGDCKVSCLESLSVGSKPMVTLSLAELPGDAGCTGDLVLAMGGLDQKIHLYCGDQTGKFVRACELKGHTDWIRSLDFSLPVCLENENRPLFLVSSSQDRSIRIWKIMAHVSSAISELPYKKEDIGLTSYIEGPVFVIRSACYQVSLESLLVGHEDWVYSAEWQPPLMLNGSEYHQPMSILSASMDKTMMIWRPERTTGIWVNVVTVGELSHSALGFYGGHWAPDGESILAHSYGGSFHMWRNTGTDSENWQLKKVPSGHFASVSDIAWARSGEYLLSVSHDQTTRIFAPWRNEICLGSKASWHEIARPQVHGHDINCVAIIQGAGNHRFVSGADEKVARVFEAPLSFLKSLNYAIFQKSSCIDDFQEGVQILGANMSALGLSQKPIYVHAVNEACSRLHNDMSDSLETIPDAVPTVLTEPPVEEQLAWHTLWPESHKLYGHGNELFSLCCDHEGKLVASSCKSQSAAVAEIWLWQVGSWKAVGRLQAHSLTVTQMEFSHDDSFLLSVSRDRQFSVFSVKKSGEGASHQLIAKQEAHKRIIWACSWNPFGHEFATGSRDKTVKIWAIEDGSSVKQLMTLPQFRDSVTALSWAGRDAACNAGLLAVGMDNGLIELWSLSSGRPTTGCGSELLPFTAVLAVRFDPFLCHISTVHRLAWRNLDDGDSRVLQLASCGADHCVRVFELHCC; encoded by the exons ATGCATAAGAAGGGTGTTACATGTCTTACGGGCATGATGACATCTCATACTGTTGCTATATTTGCTTCCAGCTCTTCAGATGGTATTGTTCTCGTATGGGAAATGGTTCTTCCATCAATTGCAGGGG GTGACTGTAAAGTTTCTTGCCTGGAATCTCTTTCTGTGGGTTCAAAACCTATGGTTACATTGTCGTTAGCAGAATTACCGGGAGATGCTGGCTGTACAGGGGATTTGGTTTTGGCAATGGGAGGGTTAGACCAGAAGATTCATCTTTACTGCGGTGATCAGACTGGCAAG TTTGTTCGTGCTTGTGAACTGAAAGGACACACGGACTGGATCAGAAGTTTGGACTTTTCATTACCTGTTTGTTTAGAGAATGAAAATAGACCCCTTTTCCTTGTAAGTTCATCTCAGGACAGAAGCATACGCATATGGAAGATCATGGCTCATGTTTCTTCTGCTATTTCTGAGCTGCCATacaagaaagaagacattggcttGACATCATATATTGAAGGTCCTGTATTTGTAATTCGTTCTGCCTGTTATCAGGTTTCTCTTGAGTCTTTGCTTGTTGGTCATGAAGATTGGGTGTATTCAGCGGAGTGGCAACCTCCTTTGATGCTAAATGGGAGTGAGTATCATCAACCCATGAGCATTCTATCTGCATCTATGGACAAAACCATGATGATATGGAGACCTGAACGAACCACTGGTATCTGGGTAAATGTTGTGACTGTTGGTGAATTAAGTCACTCTGCATTGGGTTTTTATGGTGGCCATTGGGCCCCTGATGGTGAATCAATTCTTGCTCATAGTTACGGTGGATCTTTTCATATGTGGAGAAATACTGGCACAGATTCTGAAAATTGGCAACTAAAGAAAGTTCCCTCTGGCCATTTTGCTTCTGTGTCTGATATTGCATGGGCTAGATCTGGTGAATATCTACTGTCTGTTAGCCATGACCAG ACTACACGTATTTTTGCCCCATGGAGAAATGAAATATGCCTTGGCAGTAAGGCTTCTTGGCATGAAATTGCTCGGCCACAAGTTCATGGACACGATATTAACTGTGTGGCCATCATACAAGGGGCTGGAAACCACCGTTTTGTTAGTGGTGCTGATGAAAAAGTTGCTAGAGTATTTGAAGCTCCTTTATCGTTTTTGAAAAGCCTTAATTATGCAATATTCCAAAAGTCTAGCTGCATCGATGATTTTCAGGAAGGTGTACAGATCTTGGGTGCAAACATGTCTGCTCTTGGACTATCACAAAAGCCTATTTATGTCCATG CTGTCAATGAAGCCTGCAGCAGGCTCCATAATGATATGTCAGACTCTCTGGAAACAATTCCTGATGCAGTGCCTACTGTTTTGACTGAGCCTCCTGTTGAGGAACAACTAGCATGGCACACATTGTGGCCTGAATCCCATAAGCTTTATGGCCATGGGAATGAGCTATTTTCTCTATGCTGTGACCATGAGGGCAAGCTTGTTGCTTCGTCATGCAAG TCACAGTCAGCAGCAGTTGCAGAAATATGGCTATGGCAAGTTGGATCATGGAAGGCAGTTGGTCGCTTGCAAGCTCACAGCCTAACAGTCACACAGATGGAGTTTTCTCATGATGACTCTTTTCTCCTGTCTGTTTCAAGGGATCGACAGTTCTCAGTCTTCTCGGTCAAGAAATCTG GGGAAGGAGCAAGCCATCAGCTGATCGCCAAGCAAGAGGCACACAAAAGAATCATATGGGCATGCTCGTGGAACCCCTTTGGCCATGAATTTGCAACTGGGTCGAGAGACAAGACTGTCAAGATATGGGCCATTGAGGATGGCTCTTCTGTCAAGCAGCTTATGACCTTGCCTCAGTTCCGAGACAGTGTTACAGCCTTATCTTGGGCTGGCCGTGATGCTGCCTGCAATGCTGGGCTTCTTGCTGTAGGAATGGACAATGGGCTCATAGAACTCTGGAGTCTCTCCAGTGGTAGACCTACCACTGGTTGTGGCTCGGAGCTCTTACCATTTACTGCTGTCCTTGCAGTTCGGTTTGATCCTTTCTTGTGCCACATTTCAACGGTGCACCGCTTAGCATGGAGGAACCTTGATGATGGTGATTCAAGGGTGTTGCAGCTAGCTTCTTGTGGTGCTGATCACTGTGTTAGGGTGTTTGAGTTGCATTGCTGTTGA